In Nitrospira sp., a single genomic region encodes these proteins:
- the flgK gene encoding flagellar hook-associated protein FlgK: MGGLNSLFDIARTALNTAQQALTVSGHNISNVNTPGFSRQEAVLTERPPINGQPGMSGTGVQATSIRRHVDRFVEQQLTVSDQTLGRLSVTRDELFRLQNIFGDSNDQGIGAALSEFFQGLQDVSTSPGESTARSVLLGKASQLTASLNQAAADLTNARSSLNFQVSQTITEINSLTTQLAELNGKIVTAEVTGQNANDLRDQRQLALNELAQRIDITSIESSTGGLSIFAARGQVVVEGDTHRNLEAVASANNEGLFEVGYSTGGIRTVSLDRQITSGRLRALLDLRDTTVQGLQDQFDRIASTLSNAVNLIHRQGYGLDGSTGRDFFTPPAVTTQADSNNQGTAAIGSGTVTANSLLTFHDYEVRFTSATAYSIVDTTTGATIRGNYTGTAITAPSSAAPLAIITGTNDALTVSVDGVTSGTITLTGATSPGQAYTSGAALAQEIQTQINADATLQAAGLTVSVTFDTITNRVVLTSNGTGASSAVNVTGGNARTSLGLLGGTSTAASGTYSAPSTFIFDGISATLSGAPAANDVFRVNSYRDSAGNVAVALTNPATVAASSTRAGIPGNNTTLLQLVALQHTQFASLNNNTLHDAYRSTAATLGVSAQTADREQTAQEILRDQIDTFRAQVSGVSIDEELVNLIKFQRGFEAAARLIRVTDEMFDTLLSLKR; this comes from the coding sequence ATGGGTGGCTTAAACTCCCTCTTTGACATCGCCAGGACTGCCCTGAACACCGCTCAGCAAGCGCTGACGGTCAGTGGGCATAACATCTCCAACGTCAATACTCCGGGCTTTTCACGACAGGAAGCCGTCTTGACGGAGCGGCCGCCGATTAACGGACAACCCGGCATGTCGGGGACCGGCGTGCAGGCCACTTCGATCCGACGCCATGTCGATCGTTTCGTCGAGCAACAGCTCACCGTGTCCGACCAAACGCTCGGGCGTCTATCCGTAACTCGAGACGAGCTCTTTCGATTGCAGAATATATTCGGCGATAGTAACGATCAGGGCATCGGGGCCGCCCTCAGCGAGTTTTTTCAGGGGTTGCAGGATGTCTCGACATCGCCGGGCGAGTCCACGGCACGGTCGGTCTTGCTGGGCAAAGCGAGTCAATTGACGGCAAGTCTCAACCAAGCCGCAGCGGATCTCACCAACGCCCGATCTTCCTTGAATTTCCAGGTCTCGCAAACCATCACCGAGATCAATAGCCTCACGACTCAGTTGGCCGAACTGAACGGAAAGATTGTCACCGCGGAAGTCACGGGGCAGAATGCCAACGACCTCAGGGACCAGCGCCAGCTGGCGCTCAACGAGTTAGCCCAGCGCATCGATATCACCAGCATTGAAAGCAGCACCGGAGGGCTCAGCATATTCGCAGCTCGCGGGCAGGTTGTCGTGGAAGGCGACACGCATCGCAATCTGGAAGCGGTCGCCTCCGCGAACAATGAGGGGCTCTTCGAAGTCGGATATTCGACAGGCGGAATCAGGACCGTCAGTCTCGACCGGCAGATCACCAGCGGCCGCCTTCGCGCCTTGCTTGATTTGCGAGACACCACGGTTCAGGGCCTGCAAGATCAATTTGATCGCATTGCCTCGACGCTCTCGAATGCGGTCAACCTGATTCATCGGCAGGGCTACGGTCTTGACGGGTCTACGGGGCGAGACTTTTTTACGCCGCCCGCGGTCACAACTCAGGCGGATTCCAACAATCAGGGAACGGCGGCGATCGGCAGCGGAACCGTCACCGCAAACAGTTTGCTGACTTTCCACGACTACGAGGTCCGGTTTACTTCAGCGACGGCGTACTCGATCGTGGACACCACCACTGGAGCCACCATTCGGGGCAATTATACCGGCACCGCTATTACGGCCCCTTCGAGTGCCGCGCCGCTCGCCATCATCACCGGAACCAACGACGCCTTGACCGTCTCAGTCGACGGGGTAACGTCCGGAACCATCACGCTGACAGGTGCCACATCTCCTGGCCAGGCCTATACCTCCGGCGCGGCGCTGGCCCAGGAAATCCAGACACAGATCAATGCCGATGCCACATTGCAAGCCGCAGGGTTGACGGTATCGGTTACCTTCGACACGATCACCAACCGCGTCGTCTTGACATCCAACGGAACCGGCGCCTCCTCGGCGGTGAATGTGACCGGCGGCAATGCCAGGACCAGTCTCGGTCTGCTGGGCGGGACCAGCACGGCGGCATCCGGCACCTATAGCGCCCCTTCCACGTTCATTTTTGATGGCATCAGCGCCACGCTGTCTGGCGCCCCGGCGGCGAATGACGTGTTTCGAGTCAACTCGTATCGCGACAGCGCGGGCAACGTTGCCGTCGCCCTTACGAATCCGGCCACGGTCGCCGCCTCCTCCACACGGGCCGGGATCCCCGGCAACAACACGACACTGCTCCAACTCGTGGCGCTCCAGCACACACAGTTTGCGAGTCTAAATAACAACACATTGCATGACGCCTATCGCAGCACCGCGGCCACTCTCGGAGTCTCCGCACAAACGGCCGATCGTGAGCAAACGGCACAGGAAATCCTCCGCGATCAAATCGACACCTTCCGGGCACAAGTGTCAGGCGTCTCGATCGATGAGGAGCTCGTGAATCTCATCAAGTTTCAACGGGGATTTGAAGCGGCAGCGCGCTTGATCCGTGTGACCGACGAGATGTTCGACACCTTGTTGTCGCTGAAGCGCTAA